A single Perca flavescens isolate YP-PL-M2 chromosome 2, PFLA_1.0, whole genome shotgun sequence DNA region contains:
- the LOC114569077 gene encoding phosphoribosyl pyrophosphate synthase-associated protein 1 isoform X2 yields the protein MNRSRSGYRVFSANSTTACTELAKKITERLGVELGKALVHQEPNTETRVDVKESVRGQDIFIIQTIPRDVNTAIMELLVMAYALKTSCAKNIIGVIPYFPYSKQCKMRKRGSIVCKLLASMVAKAGLTHIITMDLHQKVIQGFFSFPVDNLRASPFLIQYIQDEIPDYRNAVIVAKSPSAAKRAQSYAERLRLGLAVMHGEAHHSELDMADGRHSPPLSRTTTGHTGLELPLMMAKEKPPITVVGDVGGRIAIIVDDIIDDVEDFVAAAEILKERGAYKIYIMATHGLLSADAPRLIEESAIDEVVVTNTVPHEVQKLQCPKIKTVDVSMILAEAIRRIHNGESMAYLFRNIALDD from the exons ATGAATCGTTCAAGAAGTGGCTACCGTGTTTTTTCTGCTAACTCCACCACCGCCTGCACCGAGCTGGCCAAAAAGATCACAGA acGCTTGGGTGTGGAGTTGGGCAAGGCACTGGTTCATCAAGAGCCAAATACAG AGACTAGAGTGGATGTGAAAGAGTCTGTCCGTGGACAAGACATCTTTATCATTCAGACCATTCCCAG AGATGTCAACACGGCCATCATGGAGCTGCTGGTTATGGCCTACGCCCTGAAGACGTCCTGTGCCAAGAACATCATCGGGGTCATTCCCTACTTTCCTTACAGCAAGCAGTGCAAGATGAGGAAGAGAGGATCCATTGTCTGCAAGCTGCTAGCATCCATGGTAGCTAAAGCTG GGCTAACTCACATCATCACCATGGACCTCCACCAGAAAGTAATCCAGGGCTTCTTCAGCTTCCCTGTTGACAACCTGAGAGCTTCCCCTTTTCTCATCCAGTACATCCAGGATGAG ATCCCAGACTACAGGAATGCCGTAATTGTTGCAAAGTCCCCTTCAGCTGCCAAGCG AGCTCAGTCCTACGCTGAGAGGCTGCGACTCGGGCTGGCAGTGATGCACGGGGAGGCCCATCATTCAGAGTTGGACATGGCTGATGGAAGACACTCTCCCCCCTTGTCCCGTACCACCACAGGACACACCGGCCTGGAGCTGCCAT TGATGATGGCGAAGGAGAAGCCACCCATCACCGTTGTTGGAGATGTAGGAGGCAGAATCGCCATTATTGTT GATGATATTATAGATGATGTGGAGGACTTTGTTGCAGCAGCAGAAATCCTGAAGGAGAGAGGAGCCTACAAGATCTACATCATGGCTACACACGGCCTGCTGTCTGCAGATGCACCAAGACTAATAGAGGAGTCTGCTATTGATGAG GTGGTGGTGACCAACACTGTACCTCATGAGGTCCAGAAGCTGCAGTGTCCAAAAATCAAAACTGTGGATGTCAGTATGATCCTGGCTGAGGCCATCCGGCGCATCCACAACGGAGAGTCCATGGCCTATCTGTTCCGTAACATCGCTTTGGATGACTGA
- the LOC114569077 gene encoding phosphoribosyl pyrophosphate synthase-associated protein 1 isoform X1, whose translation MPIRRFGRHGSLVSLSQTPKLSYGYKKMNRSRSGYRVFSANSTTACTELAKKITERLGVELGKALVHQEPNTETRVDVKESVRGQDIFIIQTIPRDVNTAIMELLVMAYALKTSCAKNIIGVIPYFPYSKQCKMRKRGSIVCKLLASMVAKAGLTHIITMDLHQKVIQGFFSFPVDNLRASPFLIQYIQDEIPDYRNAVIVAKSPSAAKRAQSYAERLRLGLAVMHGEAHHSELDMADGRHSPPLSRTTTGHTGLELPLMMAKEKPPITVVGDVGGRIAIIVDDIIDDVEDFVAAAEILKERGAYKIYIMATHGLLSADAPRLIEESAIDEVVVTNTVPHEVQKLQCPKIKTVDVSMILAEAIRRIHNGESMAYLFRNIALDD comes from the exons ATGCCTATTAGGCGTTTTGGGCGTCACgggtctctggtctctctttctcaaactCCAAAGCTGTCATATGGTTACAAGAAAATGAATCGTTCAAGAAGTGGCTACCGTGTTTTTTCTGCTAACTCCACCACCGCCTGCACCGAGCTGGCCAAAAAGATCACAGA acGCTTGGGTGTGGAGTTGGGCAAGGCACTGGTTCATCAAGAGCCAAATACAG AGACTAGAGTGGATGTGAAAGAGTCTGTCCGTGGACAAGACATCTTTATCATTCAGACCATTCCCAG AGATGTCAACACGGCCATCATGGAGCTGCTGGTTATGGCCTACGCCCTGAAGACGTCCTGTGCCAAGAACATCATCGGGGTCATTCCCTACTTTCCTTACAGCAAGCAGTGCAAGATGAGGAAGAGAGGATCCATTGTCTGCAAGCTGCTAGCATCCATGGTAGCTAAAGCTG GGCTAACTCACATCATCACCATGGACCTCCACCAGAAAGTAATCCAGGGCTTCTTCAGCTTCCCTGTTGACAACCTGAGAGCTTCCCCTTTTCTCATCCAGTACATCCAGGATGAG ATCCCAGACTACAGGAATGCCGTAATTGTTGCAAAGTCCCCTTCAGCTGCCAAGCG AGCTCAGTCCTACGCTGAGAGGCTGCGACTCGGGCTGGCAGTGATGCACGGGGAGGCCCATCATTCAGAGTTGGACATGGCTGATGGAAGACACTCTCCCCCCTTGTCCCGTACCACCACAGGACACACCGGCCTGGAGCTGCCAT TGATGATGGCGAAGGAGAAGCCACCCATCACCGTTGTTGGAGATGTAGGAGGCAGAATCGCCATTATTGTT GATGATATTATAGATGATGTGGAGGACTTTGTTGCAGCAGCAGAAATCCTGAAGGAGAGAGGAGCCTACAAGATCTACATCATGGCTACACACGGCCTGCTGTCTGCAGATGCACCAAGACTAATAGAGGAGTCTGCTATTGATGAG GTGGTGGTGACCAACACTGTACCTCATGAGGTCCAGAAGCTGCAGTGTCCAAAAATCAAAACTGTGGATGTCAGTATGATCCTGGCTGAGGCCATCCGGCGCATCCACAACGGAGAGTCCATGGCCTATCTGTTCCGTAACATCGCTTTGGATGACTGA
- the LOC114569077 gene encoding phosphoribosyl pyrophosphate synthase-associated protein 1 isoform X3, which produces MELLVMAYALKTSCAKNIIGVIPYFPYSKQCKMRKRGSIVCKLLASMVAKAGLTHIITMDLHQKVIQGFFSFPVDNLRASPFLIQYIQDEIPDYRNAVIVAKSPSAAKRAQSYAERLRLGLAVMHGEAHHSELDMADGRHSPPLSRTTTGHTGLELPLMMAKEKPPITVVGDVGGRIAIIVDDIIDDVEDFVAAAEILKERGAYKIYIMATHGLLSADAPRLIEESAIDEVVVTNTVPHEVQKLQCPKIKTVDVSMILAEAIRRIHNGESMAYLFRNIALDD; this is translated from the exons ATGGAGCTGCTGGTTATGGCCTACGCCCTGAAGACGTCCTGTGCCAAGAACATCATCGGGGTCATTCCCTACTTTCCTTACAGCAAGCAGTGCAAGATGAGGAAGAGAGGATCCATTGTCTGCAAGCTGCTAGCATCCATGGTAGCTAAAGCTG GGCTAACTCACATCATCACCATGGACCTCCACCAGAAAGTAATCCAGGGCTTCTTCAGCTTCCCTGTTGACAACCTGAGAGCTTCCCCTTTTCTCATCCAGTACATCCAGGATGAG ATCCCAGACTACAGGAATGCCGTAATTGTTGCAAAGTCCCCTTCAGCTGCCAAGCG AGCTCAGTCCTACGCTGAGAGGCTGCGACTCGGGCTGGCAGTGATGCACGGGGAGGCCCATCATTCAGAGTTGGACATGGCTGATGGAAGACACTCTCCCCCCTTGTCCCGTACCACCACAGGACACACCGGCCTGGAGCTGCCAT TGATGATGGCGAAGGAGAAGCCACCCATCACCGTTGTTGGAGATGTAGGAGGCAGAATCGCCATTATTGTT GATGATATTATAGATGATGTGGAGGACTTTGTTGCAGCAGCAGAAATCCTGAAGGAGAGAGGAGCCTACAAGATCTACATCATGGCTACACACGGCCTGCTGTCTGCAGATGCACCAAGACTAATAGAGGAGTCTGCTATTGATGAG GTGGTGGTGACCAACACTGTACCTCATGAGGTCCAGAAGCTGCAGTGTCCAAAAATCAAAACTGTGGATGTCAGTATGATCCTGGCTGAGGCCATCCGGCGCATCCACAACGGAGAGTCCATGGCCTATCTGTTCCGTAACATCGCTTTGGATGACTGA
- the si:dkey-45d16.4 gene encoding trichohyalin isoform X2 codes for MERVVVEVPINNGFSLAGPSTTPRKRQVRFSARHDIILLREVIAQNPFASKEPGRIWARVGEIITAALQDENFEVDARRCRERTMLLLDYYKKQDFPSLRRFGTERLYAQKEDLLHEVLELEAEKGLLASGENTKYQDDELRKRAIEELSLPEQDKPNITITQTPTAEPEEDREEMAQLSAAPMAKQPCQCCCQTYSEILSFLEKRSEAEQRLREEELALRREELEIQRSKITLERERLGAERKERERRFELESQERQVILDLLKEKVLKG; via the exons ATGGAACGGGTAGTGGTGGAAGTGCCGATCAACAACG GTTTTTCTCTTGCCGGCCCCTCCACAACCCCACGAAAGCGTCAGGTGCGTTTTTCAGCGCGGCATGACATCATCCTTCTGAGGGAGGTTATCGCCCAGAACCCCTTTGCCTCCAAAGAGCCAG GACGGATCTGGGCCCGTGTGGGGGAGATCATCACTGCAGCTCTTCAAGATGAAAACTTTGAGGTGGATGCCAGGAGATGCAGGGAGAGGACCATGCTTTTGCTGGACTACTACAAGAAACAAGACTTTCCCAGCCTGCGCAG ATTTGGAACAGAGAGGTTGTATGCCCAAAAGGAAGATCTGCTCCATGAGGTTTTGGAGCTGGAGGCTGAGAAGGGGCTTCTAGCCAGCGGGGAAAACACAAAGTACCAG GACGATGAACTGAGAAAGCGAGCCATAGAAGAACTAAGTCTACCAGAGCAGGACAAACCCAACATCACcatcacacaaacacccacTGCAG AACCAGAGGAAGACCGTGAGGAAATGGCACAGCTTTCAGCGGCGCCCATGGCCAAGCAGCCCTGCCAGTGCTGCTGCCAGACCTACTCTGAGATTCTCAGCTTCCTGGAGAAACGCTCAGAGGCGGAGCAACGGCTACGAGAGGAAGAACTTGCCTTGCGCCGGGAAGAGCTGGAGATTCAAAGGA GTAAGATCACTCTGGAGAGGGAACGTCTGGGAgctgagagaaaagagagggaacGGAGATTTGAGCTGGAGAGCCAAGAGAGGCAGGTCATCTTGGATCTGCTAAAAGAAAAGGTGCTGAAAGGCTGA
- the si:dkey-45d16.4 gene encoding trichohyalin isoform X1, whose protein sequence is MERVVVEVPINNGFSLAGPSTTPRKRQVRFSARHDIILLREVIAQNPFASKEPGRIWARVGEIITAALQDENFEVDARRCRERTMLLLDYYKKQDFPSLRRFGTERLYAQKEDLLHEVLELEAEKGLLASGENTKYQDDELRKRAIEELSLPEQDKPNITITQTPTAAEPEEDREEMAQLSAAPMAKQPCQCCCQTYSEILSFLEKRSEAEQRLREEELALRREELEIQRSKITLERERLGAERKERERRFELESQERQVILDLLKEKVLKG, encoded by the exons ATGGAACGGGTAGTGGTGGAAGTGCCGATCAACAACG GTTTTTCTCTTGCCGGCCCCTCCACAACCCCACGAAAGCGTCAGGTGCGTTTTTCAGCGCGGCATGACATCATCCTTCTGAGGGAGGTTATCGCCCAGAACCCCTTTGCCTCCAAAGAGCCAG GACGGATCTGGGCCCGTGTGGGGGAGATCATCACTGCAGCTCTTCAAGATGAAAACTTTGAGGTGGATGCCAGGAGATGCAGGGAGAGGACCATGCTTTTGCTGGACTACTACAAGAAACAAGACTTTCCCAGCCTGCGCAG ATTTGGAACAGAGAGGTTGTATGCCCAAAAGGAAGATCTGCTCCATGAGGTTTTGGAGCTGGAGGCTGAGAAGGGGCTTCTAGCCAGCGGGGAAAACACAAAGTACCAG GACGATGAACTGAGAAAGCGAGCCATAGAAGAACTAAGTCTACCAGAGCAGGACAAACCCAACATCACcatcacacaaacacccacTGCAG CAGAACCAGAGGAAGACCGTGAGGAAATGGCACAGCTTTCAGCGGCGCCCATGGCCAAGCAGCCCTGCCAGTGCTGCTGCCAGACCTACTCTGAGATTCTCAGCTTCCTGGAGAAACGCTCAGAGGCGGAGCAACGGCTACGAGAGGAAGAACTTGCCTTGCGCCGGGAAGAGCTGGAGATTCAAAGGA GTAAGATCACTCTGGAGAGGGAACGTCTGGGAgctgagagaaaagagagggaacGGAGATTTGAGCTGGAGAGCCAAGAGAGGCAGGTCATCTTGGATCTGCTAAAAGAAAAGGTGCTGAAAGGCTGA
- the pik3r6a gene encoding uncharacterized protein C16orf45 isoform X2, translating into MADSTITVDDIEGELFKIERIRDVLVRRESELRYMMDDIQLCKEITRLKKELQKLVSIPDNDKSNEDRQKEEELLQQIHKLVETRDFLVDDVEFERLREKEEDKEMADFLQSKFPRNMKKKGVPTRRAPSRAQQTSSPFAKTGLTLLKECCGFTCSIM; encoded by the exons ATGGCGGACTCCACCATCACCGTGGACGACATTGAGGGGGAGCTTTTTAAGATTGAGAGGATCAGGGACGTCCTGGTCAGGAGGGAGTCAGAGCTTAGATACAT GATGGATGACATTCAGCTGTGCAAGGAGATCACTCGTCTGAAGAAAGAGCTGCAGAAATTAGTGTCCATACCAG ATAATGACAAGTCAAACGAGGACCGGCAGAAGGAAGAAGAACTACTGCAGCAGATCCACAAGCTGGTCGAGACCAGAGATTTCCTGGTGGACGATGTGGAGTTTGAACGACTCAG GGAGAAAGAAGAGGATAAAGAAATGGCAGATTTTCTGCAGTCCAAATTCCCAAGAAATATGAAGAAGAAAG GTGTACCAACCAGACGGGCTCCATCCAGGGCTCAGCAGACATCTTCTCCCTTCGCCAAGACAGGCCTCACTCTGCTAAAGGAGTGCTGTGGCTTCACATGCTCCATCATGTAG